The genomic region AGTATTAAGGGATCAAAACATCACTCGAATTTCAGAAGCCGCTAGGAATGTCAGCAGCGTCACAGTGCAAGGAGGCTTTGGTAATAACACTGATAACTACGTGATTCGAGGATTTGCTACTTACGACAACTTGAGAAACGGTTTTCGAGACATAGACTCTTATCAAAGTACTGCCAATATCGAACGGGTCGAAGTTCTCAAAGGACCAACTTCAGTACTATACGGTCAATTTGAGCCAGGTGGTGTTGTCAATTACATTACTAAAAAACCGCTGAGCGAACCCTATTTTTCAGGTGATATTACGATTGGTAGCTATGATTACTATCGTCCTTCAATTGATATTTCTGGACCGCTCAACTCAGATCGGAGCCTATTGTATCGCTTGAATGTCGCCTATGAAAATTTTGACAGCTTCGTTGATTTCGTGAATGGTGAAACTTTTACTATCTCACCTGTAATAACTGCTAAACTCGGCGACGCTACAACATTAACTTTGGAATATGAATACTCTAGAAATAGTCGGGATTTTTACGATGGCTTACTACCTGAAAAAGTTACTTTTCAACTGCCGATTAGCCGTAATTTTTCCGAACCCGAAAGCAGCCCCTATCTTCGCGATGTAGATAGAGCTGGTTTGACTTTAGAACATCGCTTTAGCGATCGCTTACAGTTGCGAAGTGCTTTTTCTGCTTTCTTTTCTAGCGAAGATATTGAATATGTGCGATCGATAGGTCAATTAGAGCCAGATGGTCGTACTGTACCTCACGAATATCGTCAAAATGAAATTTCCCAAACAAACTATTATTTGCAAACCGACCTAATTGGGAAATTTAATACTGGAAGCATCAGCCACCAAATGCTGTTAGGTTTGGAGTATGTCAGAGATATTCGTACCGACGATTGTTGTCAAGGCGCTGAATTTACTGGACTCGATATTTTCGACCCAGTGTATGGTTCCCCATTACCAACGACTCTAGAGCCTGGTGATTTCACTGAAACCAAGAGCGATACTGTAGGAATTTATTTGCAAGATCAAATTACTTTGCTCTCTAATCTTAAGTTACTACTTGGTGGCAGAGTTGATTTTTTCAACCGTAATACTAATGTTAGATCGGGAATTGATGGCAGTGAAGAAGAAGAGAATTTGTATGAAACTCCCTTTTCACCGCGTATTGGCTTAGTTTATCAACCAATAGAACCAATTTCGCTATACGCTAGCTATAGTCGCTCGTTCGTTCCCAGCGACTCGCGGACGGTAGATGGTGGATTTTTACCACCAACGCGAGGAACTCAGTACGAAGTAGGAATTAAAAGCGAGTTTTTAGACGGTAGGCTTTCAGCAACTTTAGCGGCGTATGAAATTACAAAAACAAATGTTGCTACCACAGATCCCGATAATATTGACTTCTCGATCGCAATTGGAGAGGTAAAAAGTCGCGGTATTGAATTCGATCTGGCTCAATACGGTTCATTTAAGGCTACGCTGTGCTGAGGATAAAGAAAATAGGAGGATTGGTTCGGGAGGGGGTGGCTTGATGTCTTGGCTTTTTTGAGCGAAACTTGGATACAGGTTTTTTTACAACTCTGGGATTGGTACGAGAAACTCGTTCAGGTAACAGAGTGTCTAAAATCTCTACAGTTAACCAACTTAAAAAAAGGGGAGTTCTTGTGATTGCAAGCGTTGAAATTTCGGGATAGCACGACGAATAACTCGCAATGTCCCAGTGAAACTCAGACGCAAAGGAGTGATACCCGCGCTCTTTGCAGCTTGAAACATCAATAACCGCACAGCCCAGTGTCCTAACAACCACCCGTAAACTTCCTGCACAACTTCACGCGGTTTTTGAGAGCGAATATGAGTTTTTCGTCCTGATAAATGTACTTTGAGTTCATCAATAGTATTTTCTACTTCCCAGCGTTGATGATATTCAATCGCCAGTAGTTGAGCCGGAAATTTCTCCAATTCCAATAAGCTGGTAATTAAGCGATATCTTAGTTGTTCCTCTGGGTTGTCGGTATTACCAATTGTGTATTCAATCACTCGGACTTGTATGGGCTGGCAAGCTTTTGAGCGGAATTTAGCAGGTGGATAAATCCAACTCAGATAAGAACCATCCGCCAGTGGTTCTTCGCACAAAAACTTGACATTTGCGGGAATTCTTCCTAAATAATCGCTACCAGTTGTGACAGTTGCTTGCACCATTGCATAAGAATGTAACCCTCTGTCCCACATCAACAACATCCCTGAACTCACGGAGCGTAATAATCTTAATGCCCGCACTCGTTCTCCTATTCGATATGGACACATCAATGCATCAAAGATTAAATGTGTTCCTGCTTCTACCAAAATGACTAATCGCAGTTTGGGAAATGCGGCTTGTGTGCCAGGACGGCTGCTCGGACGACCAAAAACTCTCGCATTTTCATCGCTGTCTGGCAGATCGAAGCAAGTCCGATCAATTACCACAATTCGCAATCCATTGAGAAATGCTCCTTTGGTATCGGTGCTAGCCATTGGTCGCACCAGTTGATGGAACAATTGACTCATCACCCTTGGACTTAATCGTTGTCGGGCTTGCGTTATTGCTGATTTACAAAAAACTCGCCAGTATTTCCCCACTTTCACCCATGCTTCGCTCAGCCCATCAATTAAGTTTTTCAGCACATCTCTCATCGAATCTCGTGACCACAGACTCATCGCAATTACCAAACAAATTACCAATTGTGCTGGTAACGAGCGTTTACGTTGTTCACAAACTTTAGTTTTAGCGATCGCTTGCTCGATCTCCGTGGATGGGATGGCTGCCTCTATCGCTTTGAACACATCACTACTTTGTATCGTAGGAGACAACAATGAGAAATCCTTCAGATGCACTACACTCACTTTCCATTCTTGGGAACAATGCTTAATTTACAACACTTTGAGCCTTAACTGAACCGTAGTGCGATCTGGCTGGGGAACTTACTCCTGGTTGGAAAATCATTGGTTCCTACTTTGTCAACGATGCATTTGTGAGTGTAGGAGACGAGAATAACCCTGAAGATAGCTCCCTCGTCAACGCGCCAGAACAAGGTGGTAGTTTGTGGACTACCTATGAAATTCAAAGTGGCAATTTACAAGGGTTAGGTTTTGGTGCAGGATTATTTTTTGTGGGCGATCGCGAAGCCACATTACCGAACGATTTGATAATTCCTTCTTACGTCCGTGCTGATGCGGCAATTTTTTACAAGCGTGATAATTGGCGGGTAGGACTGAATTTTAAAAACCTATTCGACAAAAAGTATTACGAATCTCAGGGTTTTGTTCTCCGTCCTGGTGCGCCTTTCACTGTCTTGGGAACGGTTTCGGTGGAGTTTTAAATCCTTTGGCTTAATCTCAGATGAGATCGTAAACTTTTTAATTTTTCTATGAGCTACCTCAAAGACATCACCATACATTCCTGGCAAATTGGTAGCAGGATGAGTTGAAAGGAATACAAAACAGATAGCTATTTGCAGATTTCGCCGCTGTTAAGGCGATCGCACAATAGAAACTCTACTCAATCCCAAGAAGTATTTAGTTGTCTTTTGGATTTTTCATGATGCAGCCTACTTTAGACACTTTTGCCCAACACTTAGATTTATCGCGCGATCGTCTGGAAGCTTTACTCTCCCAGTCTCTTACTGAATGTCTAAATTCTCCCGAACTACAACAACAGTTAAATAGCTTAGATGTTTCGTTACTAAAGCAAACTCTACCAACAGCTGGTAGCGTTTTAGCTGAGCGATTACCTCCTTTTTATCACTGGCTACAAACAGAGTTGGGTGTGAAGCGCGTTCCTGATAGTCCAGAGCATACAACAAAATGGGTCATTGGTTTTGTCAATAATCAAGAAAGCCTCACGCGCTTAGTAGAACTTCATCGTCCGGTTCCGCGTTTGGCGATGGAACATTCTGTTCCTTCTCTGGTAGGAATGTTTGAAGGTGTGGAAGATTTGCAGGTTAGGCAAGAGTGGCAAAAAGCTATATCGGCTCTTTGTTTGGTACTGGTTGTTGCAGCGCGAGAAGCAGAACGATGCGTGAGTGTATAGCCTCAGATCGACTGATAGCATTTTGTTAACATTGCCCCACGGAAGATCCCCCCAACCCCCTTTAAAAGGGGGGCTAAGAATTGTATTATGCACAGCTCCAAAACCCGCGCAGGCGGGTTTCGTCTGTGTAGTCGCGAATTCTATTCGCCTTTTGCTCTCAAAACTTTTTCTACTTGCCGTGGTGCATTCATCTGCGTAAATAACTGAAGCGATCGCTGATAATTCAATTGG from Chroococcidiopsis sp. SAG 2025 harbors:
- a CDS encoding TonB-dependent siderophore receptor, coding for MQLQQSDKGLEIILETPDGKSLQVFPTSFGKTFVVNIPNAQLAEGKTFRQENPISGIASIAVTQQGTNSIRVTVTGIRELSKVELGRSDRALTLTLPEAIAPTARKPTPPTTETETAPEPTLQEDKLPPAQGKPEQPPATAKGDEEQEIVVTGEQEGYSVPDASTATRTDTPLRDIPQSIQVVPREVLRDQNITRISEAARNVSSVTVQGGFGNNTDNYVIRGFATYDNLRNGFRDIDSYQSTANIERVEVLKGPTSVLYGQFEPGGVVNYITKKPLSEPYFSGDITIGSYDYYRPSIDISGPLNSDRSLLYRLNVAYENFDSFVDFVNGETFTISPVITAKLGDATTLTLEYEYSRNSRDFYDGLLPEKVTFQLPISRNFSEPESSPYLRDVDRAGLTLEHRFSDRLQLRSAFSAFFSSEDIEYVRSIGQLEPDGRTVPHEYRQNEISQTNYYLQTDLIGKFNTGSISHQMLLGLEYVRDIRTDDCCQGAEFTGLDIFDPVYGSPLPTTLEPGDFTETKSDTVGIYLQDQITLLSNLKLLLGGRVDFFNRNTNVRSGIDGSEEEENLYETPFSPRIGLVYQPIEPISLYASYSRSFVPSDSRTVDGGFLPPTRGTQYEVGIKSEFLDGRLSATLAAYEITKTNVATTDPDNIDFSIAIGEVKSRGIEFDLAQYGSFKATLC
- a CDS encoding IS4 family transposase, with amino-acid sequence MEQAIAKTKVCEQRKRSLPAQLVICLVIAMSLWSRDSMRDVLKNLIDGLSEAWVKVGKYWRVFCKSAITQARQRLSPRVMSQLFHQLVRPMASTDTKGAFLNGLRIVVIDRTCFDLPDSDENARVFGRPSSRPGTQAAFPKLRLVILVEAGTHLIFDALMCPYRIGERVRALRLLRSVSSGMLLMWDRGLHSYAMVQATVTTGSDYLGRIPANVKFLCEEPLADGSYLSWIYPPAKFRSKACQPIQVRVIEYTIGNTDNPEEQLRYRLITSLLELEKFPAQLLAIEYHQRWEVENTIDELKVHLSGRKTHIRSQKPREVVQEVYGWLLGHWAVRLLMFQAAKSAGITPLRLSFTGTLRVIRRAIPKFQRLQSQELPFF
- a CDS encoding TonB-dependent receptor domain-containing protein produces the protein MAGELTPGWKIIGSYFVNDAFVSVGDENNPEDSSLVNAPEQGGSLWTTYEIQSGNLQGLGFGAGLFFVGDREATLPNDLIIPSYVRADAAIFYKRDNWRVGLNFKNLFDKKYYESQGFVLRPGAPFTVLGTVSVEF